TCTGCCGCTCCTCCAACGGAGCGGAGTGGCTGGAGCGGTCCATCGTCGAACATGTATTAAGTCTTTCTAGATGTTTTATTAATGGattacatatgaatgtatatagacatattttagagtgtaaattcattcatgttgctccgtatgtagacccttaataAAATTTCTTAAAacaattatatttaggaacggagaataGGATAGTAGAACGACGTCGACACTGATGTTGGCTTCATGCAAACAGCACCATCTTGATTTGCTACATGTAGACATCAGGTTAAGTTTTTTTGAACTTGACACCTGATTAAGGTTACATCACTCACCCAGATTACTActggcacgcacgcacgcacgcgcacACGTGTCTGAACGACCAGCATAGGAACGTCAAGAACACGAACGGCCGGGGCTGTCACGGCGACGCTGGCCAGTCGAAGCCGGCGTAGCTCTCGCTGAACCCGCCGCCGTAGAACCGCACCTCGAGGTTCTCCACGAGGCCCGGCCCGTCGGCCCACACCgcctcgtcgtcgtcgctgccgaCGACCGCGTAGTACTCGTCGTCGTCCATGAGCTCCCACGAgtagacgtcgtcgtcgtcgtcgtcggagcaCTCCTCCCAGTAGCTGTTCTCGAAGCAGTCGTCGACGGCCGGGCCGAGGACGCTGAGCCCCGGgtgccgctcccgcagcagcgcctCGTCGACGGCCCAGCAGCCCCGGAGGTCGACGAACTCCAGGCCCCGGCACCGGGAGAGCACCTCCAGGATGGCCTCCGTGGTGACCAGCATGTAGCCGACCTCCAGGTGGCGGAGCCCCGGCATGGTGCGGGCGATGGCGCGGGCCTCGTCGTGCTGCCCGCACGCGTTGCGCCCGGCCACGTCGATCGGGTGCATCACGCGCCGGAGCGCCGCCAGCGACCGGCAGTGGCTGCCGAACGCCTCCAGCGCGCGCGCCCCGATCTTGGTGCAGCTGCTCACGTCCAGGAACGTGAGGTTCGGCAGCcccggcgccaccgcctccaccaCGGCGTCGCTGATGTCGCTCCGCGGGATCTCCAGCGTCCGCAGAGCGCGCGCGCTTGCCACCCAAACACATAAAATTCGTCAGTTCCAGCCTGATTGTTACCACGCAACCGACGGCGACGGCCAGCGAGTGAGTGAGATAGATGCTTACTGGTCGCCGATGAAGGAGAAGAGCGGGTGGCAGGGCAGGCCGGAGACGCTGATGCGGCGGCAGGCGCCGGAGCTGCGGCGGACGAGCAGCTCGACCATGCGGACGAGCTGGTCCGGGCGGCTCTGCCGCTGCTGGCTCCACTCCTCGATGTCGATCTCCTGCCAGCAGTAGGGCCCGGCCACGACGCGCCCCCACGACTTGCACACCCGCGGCACCACCGTCAGCACCTCCTGCAGCGGCAGGTTCCGGAAGACGAGCCCCAGCGCGTCCGGCAGCAGCTCCTCCCAGCACCTGTACTCGCTCTCCACCATTGCTCCTCGCCTCCCCTGCACCCAAACAGCTCCAAAATCAACGCAATTCCCCGCTCCGACCAACAAAGAACCCAAAGCCTCCGGCCATTTCCACTCCTCCGACTGAGGTTGGCCGCCCACCTACCTTGGGGTCGGAGACCGCTCGAGGGTCGTCAGGGGAGCGGCTGAGAGCGGCGGCGGCCTCCCCGGAGCAGAGCAGACGCGCGACACGGTGAGCAAAACCCGAATGAGGAAACCTATCGGAGAACCGAGAGAGGAGCAAGATATAAGGAGCGCCACCAGAAACGTTGGCAAAAGCTCGATTAGGCGCGACTAATTACCAGTGCTAACAGCCAGTAGAGTGGCAAGTAGGGAGTCCAACCAATCAATCAGGCCATCAGGGAGTACCAGGAACGGCACGGCACGGATCTACAGAGAAGGTCTCTTGCAGGGGCGGTGTGTACGCCAAGACGGTTGGTGCTGCTGCCCGTCGTCCGTGTGGCCTACCGTTGCACATCGGGGTCGAAGAGAAGTCTGGACATGTGTGTGAAACGAAGAAAACACTTGAGCCTCGGGCTTCTGATGAGGGCAGGGTAGATGCGTGTTCGTTTTTTTACCTAGGTGAATCTGCAAGATCAGTGGCTGGAGCGTGCTGTTGGCATGCACATTTACCGGATTGTCGATGGCGATGGGGGGGAGAAGATGGCCCGAATTCCAATTTGGATCTGCATGACTGGCGAAGAGTGGCCACGGGCTAGTTATTCTTTCTCTGTGCACCCGTGTCTCTTAGTAATAAGATTAACAAATTCAGGGCTCGCCCGGAGACTGATTGAACCCGATGATTCCCTGATGATGTTGCAGTTAGAAACTTTTTAATTGGCTGCGTGACGACTGAATTGGCTTGTATACGATACAGTGCCGACGATGTAACGTGCAACTAATCGTGCAGGTGTGGGTTCTTTCAATGAATATAAATGCAGGAGATGTATGCATGTAGTCCTGTTGTTTCCATCAGTGCCAATGCAGTAGCAAAGTAGCAATTGCAGTAGGTCTGTGGAAATGAATGCTTTCCCTTTGACAATTCAGGAATATATCTTCGCAAAAAAAAAGACAATTCAGGCATATACATATAATAAACCATATAAAAAAATACCGGTAAAAAAGAAGAAGGACCAATTTTTTTGTGAATTAGCAATACTTCATTCAATGTAAATTGTTCAAGTTATGAAGGCAGTACAATATGTTTTTGACGCGCTACTTGTTCGATCTTCAGAAAAAAAAAGGGTCCAATTCAACTCACAAAGAATAAAGTAAACTGCGCATGTCATAAAGCAGTGTTTCAGAGTAGTTGGTGATGGCATAGAAAAATGTCCTTGGTGTGCGATGCAAATGGTCTGATTTGAGTGCATCTCGAAATTCTACACGAAAGATTTGCCCACTTTTTGTTGTTTAAACATGTAATTATTTATTACGGGGTTTAAAtacttattaaataaataaaaacagcccAGCTCCTGTATCATTCCCAACCGGGCGACCCGGAGATGACCTCAAACCCTAGCCGTTGGCAGTTCTCTTTGCTAATGTCTTGACATGTCGGTTGTCCGTTTTATGGGTTGGACCGAagaccctccccccccccccccaaagcctCACTAGcataaaaaagaaagagaagaagatttGGCattcattcttgattattatttttgggGCTCAACGAATGTggcccacttgtggttattttggGGTCCTCGGTATGGCCCATATGTCCACCAGCCGATGTGACTTGCACCCCTTATTCAAGACACAATGAGACATCCCCTGAGTTTTGAATTTTCCTGTATTTGGTTCTATTGGTCTTTTCACTACTTTTCTCCCAAATTAACTTGCTTGGACTTAGCAGACTAAAAATAAATGAAATTGGGCTATAAACCAATCACCACGAGTATCAAACCATCTAATCTTTATATCACAAAATGCTCGCGCCCCCAAGCTTTCTCTTACACATATTTCTTTTTGAGAAAATAATATGAGCTCTTTAAAACCTTGAATTTTGAAGCAACCACCTTTTCCCCTCCCTTGAGAATTCTCAAACAACTCACATGATTTATTCAGGTACTAAAACCACCAGAAATGCACTTGAGCCTCTCACGAGGTTTTGCATTTGGACCCCTCAATCTCAAACCCATTTCTACCCAACCATTAGGTTATACAACAAGTACGTTTTCTCTTGCTATCTAGTTGTTGATTTTTGGTGGTGATGATCACCTTAGTGACCAACTACCCCTACccaaaaatcataccaaaatctgaGTCCCTCCTTATAGAAGGTCCACTTGGCAGTGGAAACCATCCTCGCCCCAACTACAGCCTCCCACACGATATATACACCCTCTAGATACTAGACAAGGACATGCATGGCATGGCCACCCAGGACGTGAATGCCttggtgagtgatacgtctccaacgtttctataattttttattgttttatgctggtatattatcattctagtatgcttttggagtatttatttaaaattttatattatttttttagcactaacctattgacccagtgcctagcgtcagttgttgttttctgcgtgtttttcactttgtagggtatccataccaaacgaggtccagTTGTcctaaaactttttgatgattttttcatgaccaaaagaagaccaacgagcatcacaAGAAGGTTGGAGGTCTCACGAGTGGCCCAGAAGCTAACAAAGCGCGCCCTGGGGGGCCCTGATAACTTATGCCTCCCTTGTGGCCCTCCCtactctgttctttggcttataaattctcatctaccctaaaaacaccaaagggagtcccgaaacactttttatgccgctgcaagtctctgttccgatggtAGGCCATCTGAAGCTccatttcggcaccctgccggagggggtatcgATCACGGAcaacctcttcatcaaccttgctgcctctcgatgatgtgtgagtagttcaccacagacctacgggtccatagtcagtacctagatgtcaatctctctctctctctttgatcttcaatacaatgatcatcacatcttcggttTGATCTATATGATGTAATTTCTTTTATgcgtgttgggatccgatgaattgtgggtttatgttgagattattcatgataaatattttagtCACCTCTGAATACTTGTATGATTCTTGTTTGCATGATTATGACAACTTCCTAATTCTCTCCGAtccattgaaatagtttggccaagtacatcgatatttcttcgatgagagaggtgtgttgtggtaggttcaacctcgcgaatttctatatcccagtgacataaggggacaagatatgtctttgtgttgcttctactaaggataaaacgatggagtttattcatattgcttgagtttactttgtctacatcatgtcacggttctccatgcattactctgttttacttaatactcaagatgcatgctggatagcggtcgatgagtggaataatagtaataggtgcacgcgggagtcagcctatttggttatggacatgatgcctatatagacAGGATCATTCTCgtgatatcgcataactatccacttttctatcaattgccaaacAGTAATTTATTTCcccactgtatgctatttttccatgagatatGCCATTAGAGAAAGCTTTGGCGCTCGGGTCTATTtagaacatattgataaaaccttcatcaCCTTACTGTTATttacttgcttttattttatcttgctatctacaattatctacacatctcacttgcttgcaaataaaaagacaagaggattgacaaccctcttgcccgcgttgggtgcgagTTGTTTGTTCATTTGTGCGCAGCCGCTGaaaacggttgtggttgatattcctattggttcgataaaccttggtttcataactgagggaaatacttacccactatgTGTTgtcataacccgttcctcttcatagaaaacccaacgcatattATGAGTCTCAGTCACCAAGGGgttagcatgcccgagcgcgcgcTTTGTGCAACGCGTGGCCGCTAGCCATGCTACCAAAGCTAGCAGCGTGTCCTCGATGCCCAATGCCACGCACAACCCTCCCCCTTGTGTGCTCAAGGCCCCCGGGATCCAGCTAGTGCCACCCTAGCCAAGTCCCCTCCCCCAAGCGCAGCCGTGAACACGACCATTGTCCGTATGTGTGTCTACCCCCATCGCGACGTGCTAGGCACGAGTTGGAGCTTAGTTGATTCCTCCCAAACCCAGAGGACACGCCCAAACCCCGCTGAAGCTAGGCGTAAGCCATTGCAATCCCTTCTGGTTGCCAACAAGAAACGCGACAGCGCCATGGCCCTGGCACCACCATCTAGTcccttcttctctctccttcCATCCACACATGCATGGTCCCCCTCTCCTCGCTTTCCTCCCAACCGGATACAACCCACAAATATCCAACCACATGCATGGTCTTCACCTACCTTTTCTCCTTTCAACCGAATACTTTGTGCTTAGCATCGGATGACTCCCTCCGCATCATACCCGTGGACCACGTCCGAAGATAAAAACCGACATATACCAAAGATATTTGCAGGTTAgctttggagatgcccttagtgATCTAAGAGCATCTATATTTGGATGCGTCAAAGCAACCTCATACGCCCAGGCGGACAACCTGGTCAGTGACCGGTCAGAATAACCCGACCAAGAAGGACACCTCAAACCGGCCTCAAAATCAAGGGCTGACCATCACCCCTCATATACCAAATATGAGGCGAATATGGGGAGGCCCGGGAGCGACCGGgcgctgatacgtatccaacgtatctataattttttattgttccatgctacagTATTATCATCCTAttatactttttgggtgtttatataCCAAATAATATTATCTTTGAGCACTAACATATTAACCCAAAGCcgagtgccacttgttgtttttgcatgtttttggcttttcacgtttatagtaccaaacaaagtccaattgtgtCAACACGAGTCTTCAGGTTTATAGCACCAAACAAAGTACAATTCCCACCACCATAGTTAGTACcttgatatctctctctctctctctctctctcttgatcttcaatactatgatcatcgcatcttcgctttgatctatccgatgtaatcctattatGTGGTGCCTTcgctgggatccgatgaattgtgggtttatgttaagattattcatgataaaaataTGATTGTTTTTTTAATTCTAATTCTGATTCTTATTTGTATGATTATGACAGCTTCACAAATCTCTCCagcctattgaaatagtttggccaactagactgatatttcttcactgagaggggtgtgttgtagtgggttcaatgtgACGAGTTTATATgtccgagtgacagaaagggacaagatacgtctttgcattgttgccactaaggataaaacaatggggttaattcatattaattgagttctctttgtctacatcatgtcattattctccaagcattagtttgttttacttaatactccagatgcatgttggatagcggtcgatggatggagtaatagtaataggtgcacgcaggagttggcctattttcttatggacgtgatgcatatatatatatatatatatatatatatatatatatatatatatatatatgtatatgaacattgttgtgaatatcacataacaactcgcttttctatcaattgcccaacattattttgttcacccaccatatgcctactacatgagagatgccattagggaaaactacgcccccaggtctattcacttataagctcAGAAAGCTCGGAAACATTACAATCTCCTCgctgcctttatttacttttaaTTTCCTTTGCAATTAACAACTTTCATCTACACATTTTAcgtgcttgcaaataatgagcccAATCGGATTGACAACCCACTTGCCTGTGTTGGGTGAaagtgtgcagtcgctgaagacgggggCTGGCCGTTACTCctattagttcgataaaccttggttttatactgagagaaatacttacctatattgtgttgcatcatccgttcctcttcacggaaaacccaacccagatcacaagtatcaagaaggatttctggtgccattgccgaggagtatcaccaacctaccatcaagtaacttcacacaaattatcaatcACTTGgccttattttttttctattatAATTATCTTGCTTCATAAAAAAATACAATAATATTTACCTTTCCTAGTCACTAGTTTAATTCTTTGCTTGCTGGTTTACTTGTCCTGCTTGTTACTTGCTTGCTCAGTCACCATATCTCAAgacactactaagttgtgtgacttctcaaatactaataaaaatgattttattagtacaccTATACCACCCACCACTATTGTGGAGTCATATGATATAATTGTTGCATTACTGAATCTTGTGATGATAgaacaattttcgggaagtccgAATATGGATCCCGCaactcatcttaatacctttgttgaacatagtgatatgcaaaagaaatagGACATGTATAATGATATTacgaaattaaaattatttcctttttctttacgagataaagctaaatcttggttctcatatttaccacataatagtattggaacatgggtaagtgtaaatatggctttattaccaagtattttcctcgtgctaagatcatctcccttagaaatcaaattatgaattttaaacaacatgtccaagaacatgttgcacaagcttggtaaAGGATGAAAacaatgattagaaattgccctactcgtggtttaaacttatggatgattattcaaacttTCTATGATGAGCTAAACtttgtttctagaaatattctagaCTCTactgcaggtggtaccttcatagaggtgaccttaggagaggccacaatacttatggacaacatcatgacaaactaataTCAGTGGCATACCGAAAGAACTCCAACTGGTCAGAAGGTAAACTCTGTCGAGGAAATCACTACCTTTAGTggaaaagttgatgctcttatgaatatggttggTAGTAAaattgctcatgttgatcctaatgacatgaatttgtctactttgattgagagaAATTATAAttccattgatgtgaattttatcttgAGAAACAATTTTAACAAAAATGCCTATAGGGGTATtccaatgctaggccatatcccggtaaAACTTCTAATGGTTATGGCAACTCTTATGGAAACTCTTATGGTAGTCCTTATGGAAATCATTCTACCAATAATACGAAGTTATCCTCTGAGCTTGAGAACACCATTAAATAATTCGTTAgatctcaaaaagttttcaacacTATCGTAGAGGAAAAGTTacataaaattgatgatttggctaggaacatggatatgattgctcttgatgtagaaactcttaaaagtaaaactttgccaccaaagcatgattttaatgagaccaataaatctatccaaatatatatcaatgaaagtaaggagaagaacgctaagttgaaagctgagGAGGAATTCTTAGAAAATGCTCTTCCGCCCGTTTTTTatcggaatcatgatgaagatcttaaagtgctaggTAATTATCCAATTGAATTGTTGTGTACTAATCTGAAAATGAATGATAAAGGAACTGGAGATGAATCAACTTTAGCCAGATAGCGTCTgaattgcttggagggtgatgactatagtgataaaactgaaaaagtggggttggagaggttaaaactttaactagtgatgtgcccactatcttggatcacaATGATTTTAGTTAtgataattattatttagtagaatgtatttcctttctgCAATCCAtcattatctcacccaatgcttatgaacaaaataaagcttttacccaACATATaatagaagctatggtaaaagcctatgatgaaaaacttgatCTAGAAGTATCTGTtgcagaacgtcgcatgggaaacaaaaattttcctacgcgcacgaagacctatcatggtgatgtccatctacgagaggggatttccgatctacgtacccttgtagaccgtacagcagaagcgttaagaaacgcggttgatgtagtggaacgtcctcacgtccctcgatccgccacgcgaaccgtcccgtgatcagtcccacgatctagtgccgaacggacggcacctcggcgttcagcacacgtacatctcgacgatgatctcggccttcttgatccagcaagagagacggagaggtagatgagttctccgacagcgtgacggcgctccggaggttggtgatgatcttatctcggcagggctccgcccgagctccgcagaaacgtgatctagaggtaaaaccgtggagatatgtggtcgggctgccgtggcaaagttgtctcaaatcagccctaaaacctccgtatatataggtgggagagggggggccttgccttggggctcaaggagccccaagggggtcggccgagccaaaggggggaaggtctccccttccaaaccgaatccaacttggtttggaaggtggagtccttcttccctttcccacctcctcctttttttccttttctctttgattttcttcctatggcacatagggccttctccggctgtcccaccagcccactaagggctggtgcgccacccccaaggcctatgggcttccccgaggtgggttgccccccccggtgaacacccggaacccattcgtcattcccggtacattcccggtaactccgaaaaccttccggtaatcaaatgaggtcatcctatatatcaatcttcgtttccggaccattccggaaaccctcgtgacattcgtgatctcatccgggactccgaacaacattcggtaaccaaccatataactcaaatacgcataaaacaacgtcgaaccttaagtgtgcagaccctgtgggttcgagaactatgtagacatgacccgagagactcctcggtcaatatccaatagcgggacctggatgcccatattggatcctacatattctacgaagatcttatcgtttgaacctcagtgccaaggattcatataatcccgtatgtcatttcctttgtccttcggtatgttacttgcccgagattcgatcgtcagtatccgcatacctatttcaatatcgtttaccggcaagtctctttactcgttccgtaatacaagatcccgcaacttacactaagtcacattgcttgcaaggcttgtgtgtgatgttgtattaccgagtgggccccgagatacctctccgtcacacggagtgacaaatcccagtctcgatccatactaactcaactaacaccttcggagatacctgtagagcatctttatagtcatccagttacgttgcgacgtttgatacacacaaagcattcttccggtgtcagtgagttatatgatctcatggtcataggaacaaatacttgacacgcagaaaacagtagcaacaaaatgacacgatcaacatgctacgtctattagtttgggtctagtccatcacatgattctcctaacgatgtgatcccgttatcaagtaacaacacttgcctatggcgaggaaaccttggccatctttgatcaacgagctagtcaactagaggcttactagggacagtgttttgtctatgtatccacacaagtattgtgtttccaatcaatacaattatagcatggataataaatgattatcatgaacaaagaaatataataataactaatttattattgcctctagggcatatttccaacagtctcccacttgcactagagtcaataatctagttcacatcaccatgtgattccaacgaatccaacacccatatagttatggggtctgatcacgtcttgctcatgagagaggttttagtcgacggttctgaaattttcagatccgtgtgttctctacaaatctttatgtcatcttatagatgctgctactatgtgctattcggaaatactccaaatatctactctactatactaatccgtttcactactcatagttattcggattagtgtcaaagcttacatcgacgtaaccctttacgacgaactctttaaccaccttcataatcgagaaaaagtccttagtccatcagttactaaggataaattttgaccgctgctagtgattcaatcatggatcactctctgtacctctcaacagacttgctgcaaggcacacatcaggtgcggtactcagcatggcatactttagagtctacggctaaggcatagaagacgaccttcgtctattctctttattctgtcgtggacgtgttttgagtcttactcaaattcacaccttacaacgcaacgaagaactccttctttgctgatctattttgaactccttcaaaacttgtcaaggcatgcatcttgttgaaacttccattaagcgctttcgatctatctccatagatctttgatgctcaacgttcaagtatctcaatccaggtattcctttgaaaactcctttcaaacaaccttgtatgctttacagaaattctacattacttctgatccacaatatgtcaaccacatatacttatcagaaattctatagtgctcccactcacttctttggaaatacaagtttctcataaaccttgtacatacccaaaatccttgatcatctcatcaaagtgtatattccaattccgagatgcttgcaccagtccattcaaggatcgctggagcttgcatacttgctagtatctttaggatcgacaaaacctcatggttgtatctcatacaatgttttctcaaggaaaccgtcgaggaaacaatgttttgacatcctacatgcaatatttcataaataatgcagcaactactaacataattctaacagacttttagcatcgctacgagtgagaaagtctcatcatagtcaactgtttgatcttgtcggaaacatctttgcgacaagtcgagcttttcttaatagtgacttatcaccatcatcgtctgttttccttttaaagatccatctttactcaatagtcctgtgaccatcaagtagttcttccaaagtctacactttgctttcatacatggatcctctctcggatttcatggcttccagccatttgtcggaatctgggcccaccattgctttctccatcactcgtaggttcactgttgctcaacaacatgacctccaagacagggttaccgtaccactctgcagtagtacgcgaccttgtcaacctacgaggcttgtagtaacttgatccgatgctcgatgatcaccatcatcagctttcacttcaattggtgtaggcgccacaggaacaacttcctgcgccctgctacacactggttgaagtaatggttcaataacctcatcaagttctaccaccctcccactcaattctttcgagagaaacctttcctcgagaaaggattcgtttctagaaacaaacactttgctttcggatctaagataggagatgtacccaactgttttggatatactatgaagatgcatttatccgctttgggtttgagcttatcagactgaaactttttcacataagtgtcgacgccccaaactttcaagaaacgacagtttagatttctctaaacctcagtctatactatgtcatctcaacggaaatacgcgttgccctatttaaagtgagtgcggttatctctaatgcataacccataaacgatagtggt
This genomic stretch from Hordeum vulgare subsp. vulgare chromosome 6H, MorexV3_pseudomolecules_assembly, whole genome shotgun sequence harbors:
- the LOC123404455 gene encoding F-box protein FBW2-like; protein product: MVESEYRCWEELLPDALGLVFRNLPLQEVLTVVPRVCKSWGRVVAGPYCWQEIDIEEWSQQRQSRPDQLVRMVELLVRRSSGACRRISVSGLPCHPLFSFIGDHARALRTLEIPRSDISDAVVEAVAPGLPNLTFLDVSSCTKIGARALEAFGSHCRSLAALRRVMHPIDVAGRNACGQHDEARAIARTMPGLRHLEVGYMLVTTEAILEVLSRCRGLEFVDLRGCWAVDEALLRERHPGLSVLGPAVDDCFENSYWEECSDDDDDDVYSWELMDDDEYYAVVGSDDDEAVWADGPGLVENLEVRFYGGGFSESYAGFDWPASP